A section of the Acomys russatus chromosome 10, mAcoRus1.1, whole genome shotgun sequence genome encodes:
- the LOC127194208 gene encoding olfactory receptor 9A4-like, with protein sequence MDNLSSATEFYLLGFPGSQKLHHILFAIFFLFYAVTLMGNTIIIMIVCVDKRLQSPMYYFLSQLSLLEILVTTTIVPLMLWGLLIPGNQTISLTGCVVQLFLYLSLGTTEFAMVGAMAVDRYVAICNPLRYSIIMNGHTCIWVMIVSWVFGFLSEIWPVYATFQFTFCKSNLLDHFYCDRGQLLKLSCNDTSLTEFILFLMAVFIIVGSLIPTVVSYTYIISTILKIPSASGRQKAFSTCASHFTCVVIGYGTCLFLYVKPKQTQAAEYNRVASLLVSVVTPFLNPFIFTLRNDKVKEALRDGVKRCCLLLRD encoded by the coding sequence ATGGACAATCTCTCTAGTGCCACTGAATTCTACCTTCTAGGCTTCCCTGGATCACAAAAACTACACCACATTCTTTTTGCcatattctttttattctatGCAGTGACACTGATGGGAAACACGATCATCATCATGATTGTCTGTGTTGATAAGCGTCTACAGTCACCCATGTATTACTTCCTCAGCCAACTCTCTCTCCTAGAGATCCTGGTAACAACCACAATTGTTCCCTTGATGCTTTGGGGGCTGCTGATCCCTGGAAACCAGACAATATCTCTGACCGGATGTGTTGTCCAACTCTTCCTTTACCTTTCTCTGGGAACCACTGAGTTTGCAATGGTTGGAGCGATGGCTGTGGACCGCTATGTGGCTATCTGCAACCCTTTGCGGTACAGCATTATCATGAATGGCCACACTTGTATCTGGGTGATGATTGTCTCCTGGGTGTTTGGTTTCCTTTCTGAAATCTGGCCAGTCTATGCCACATTCCAGTTTACTTTCTGCAAATCAAATCTGTTGGATCATTTTTACTGTGACCGGGGTCAGTTGCTCAAATTATCTTGTAATGACACCTCTCTCACCGAGTTCATTCTTTTCTTAATGGCTGTCTTCATTATTGTTGGATCCTTGATCCCCACAGTTGTCTCCTACACCTATATCATCTCCACCATCCTCAAGATCCCCTCAGCCTCGGGCCGGCAgaaagccttctccacctgcGCCTCCCACTTCACTTGTGTTGTAATTGGCTATGGCACCTGCCTGTTCCTGTATGTGAAACCCAAGCAAACACAGGCGGCTGAGTACAACAGGGTGGCATCTCTGCTGGTTTCTGTGGTAACTCCTTTCCTGAACCCCTTCATCTTCACTCTTCGGAATGATAAAGTCAAAGAGGCCCTTAGAGATGGAGTGAAGCGTTGCTGTTTGCTCCTTAGGGATTAG